From Garra rufa chromosome 19, GarRuf1.0, whole genome shotgun sequence, the proteins below share one genomic window:
- the dolpp1 gene encoding dolichyldiphosphatase 1 gives MASEEQCSAPPRWRSISLTHVEYPAGDLTGQVLACVSLLPIAILVGFVTLIVFKRELHTISFFGGLIMNEGLNWVLKHILQEPRPCGGGHSSVTTEYGMPSSHSQFIWFFVVYFFLFLYLRMHQTNNARCVELLWRHILSIILLAVAVSVSYSRVYLLYHTWSQVIYGGVAGMVMGVVWFFITQEVLTPLFPKIAAWPISEFFLVRDTSLIPNILWFEYTVTRSEARNRQRKLGTKLQ, from the exons ATGGCGTCGGAAGAGCAGTGCTCGGCACCACCTCGATGGCGGTCGATATCCTTAACCCACGTAGAGTATCCGGCTG GTGATCTGACGGGGCAGGTATTGGCCTGCGTGAGCCTGTTGCCCATCGCGATCCTCGTCGGATTCGTCACTCTGATCGTCTTTAAGCGAGAGCTACATACG ATCTCTTTTTTTGGGGGCTTGATCATGAACGAGGGGCTAAACTGGGTGCTCAAACACATTCTACAGGAGCCTCGGCCGTGTGGAG GAGGTCACAGCTCAGTCACGACAGAGTATGGAATGCCTTCCAGTCACTCTCAGTTCATCTGGTTTTTTGTtgtatacttttttctttttctttatttaag AATGCATCAGACGAACAATGCCAGGTGTGTTGAACTGTTATGGCGGCATATACTGTCCATCATTCTACTGGCCGTGGCTGTGTCCGTTTCATACAGCAG AGTCTACCTCCTGTACCACACCTGGAGTCAGGTGATTTATGGGGGCGTGGCCGGGATGGTGATGGGAGTGGTTTGGTTTTTTATCACCCAAGAGGTGCTAACGCCACTCTTTCCCAAGATAGCTGCCTG GCCAATCTCAGAGTTTTTTCTGGTGAGAGATACAAGTCTCATTCCCAACATCCTGTGGTTTGAATACACAGTAACCAGATCAGAAGCCAG AAACAGACAACGAAAGCTGGGAACGAAGCTTCAGTGA
- the miga2 gene encoding mitoguardin 2, whose product MSFRSAEGVSIMQALAMTVAEIPVFLYSTFGQSIFSQLKLSPSLKKVLFATALGSVALALTAHQLKRRGRKRKQEVSKEGQKPVGIPEQLLRTSRPTSLKRGPVPGRQMMSPSTRSNDTLSGVSSLAQSKHSSSSHSIASMRVPSSPNQSVNTGMAWEAEPVAEEPGFGEDANAENLYLMGMELFEEALHKWELALNIRHRAHSGASGSNSLAPQGSELVERHSPELHSHQFAEKLESLLHRAYHLQEDFGSTIPPDSLLADLESEATLILPTLGSSHPIQDDDAATVTSDDSFFSAAELFETFSLDTYHSLKPAALYEEALSLVKDGSVACRSLRTELLECYSDQDFLAKLHCVRQAFQVLLLDETHRMFFMDTGKQMILGLLAKANKSSKAFLESYEDMLQYTQKEETWPVTKMELEGRGVVCMNFFDIVLDFILMDAFEDLESPPTSVVAVLRNRWLSDSFKETALATACWSVLKAKRRMLMVPDGFIAHFYAISEHVSPVLAFGFLGPRQHLSEVCTIFKQQIVQYLKDMFDHDKVRFTSVPSLAEDILSLSHRRADILVGYLGIDSLPETNGALPKSPCQANSGHPDASGQQD is encoded by the exons TCTATTTTCTCTCAGCTGAAGTTGAGTCCTAGTCTGAAGAAGGTGCTGTTCGCCACGGCTCTGGGCAGCGTCGCTCTGGCACTGACCGCACATCAGTTAAAGAGACGGGGCAGGAAGAGGAAGCAGGAAGTCAGTAAAGAAGGGCAAAAACCTGTGGGCATCCCAGAACAGCTGCTCCGAACCAGCCGGCCGACCTCGCTCAAGAGAG GTCCGGTTCCAGGGCGTCAGATGATGAGTCCCAGCACCCGCAGTAATGACACTCTCAGCGGCGTCTCGTCTCTCGCACAGAGCAAACACTCGAGCTCTTCACACAGCATCGCCTCT ATGCGAGTCCCCTCCTCTCCCAACCAATCAGTGAACACTGGGATGGCGTGGGAGGCGGAGCCAGTGGCAGAGGAGCCGGGATTCGGAGAGGATGCCAATGCTGAGAACCTCTATCTCATGG GGATGGAGCTGTTTGAGGAAGCCCTGCACAAATGGGAACTGGCTTTAAACATCAGACACCGAGCTCATTCTGGTGCATCTGGATCCAACAGTCTCGCCCCGCAAGGATCAGAACTTGTGGAGCGTCATTCG CCAGAGCTTCACAGTCATCAGTTTGCAGAGAAGCTTGAGTCTCTGCTGCACCGAGCCTATCATCTACAGGAAGACTTCGGCAGCACCATACCGCCCGACAGCCTCCTCGCAGACCTGG AGAGTGAAGCAACCCTGATCCTGCCCACTCTAGGGAGTTCCCATCCCATCCAAGACGACGATGCCGCAACGGTCACGTCAGATGATTCGTTTTTCTCCGCTGCTGAG CTGTTTGAGACGTTCTCTCTAGACACGTATCATTCGCTCAAACCGGCAGCTCTGTATGAAGAAGCCCTGAGTTTGGTGAAAGATGGAAGCGTGGCTTGCAGATCACTGAG AACCGAACTTCTGGAGTGCTACAGCGATCAGGACTTCCTCGCCAAACTGCACTGCGTTCGCCAAGCCTTCCAG GTGCTGTTACTGGATGAGACGCACAGGATGTTTTTCATGGATACAGGGAAGCAGATGATATTGGGACTTCTGGCCAAAGCCAACAAG AGTTCGAAGGCGTTTCTGGAGAGTTATGAAGACATGCTGCAGTACACACAAAAAGAAGAGACGTGGCCTGTCACCAAGATGGAGCTGGAAGGACGAGGG GTGGTCTGTATGAACTTCTTTGACATTGTGCTGGACTTTATCCTCATGGATGCCTTTGAAGATCTGGAAAGTCCTCCGACTTCAGTGGTCGCAGTTCTGAGGAACCGATGGCTCTCGGACAGTTTCAAAGAGACG GCATTGGCTACAGCCTGTTGGTCTGTCCTAAAGGCCAAAAGGAGGATGTTAATG GTTCCCGACGGTTTTATCGCCCATTTCTATGCCATCTCTGAACACGTGAGTCCAGTTTTGGCTTTCGGGTTTCTGGGTCCCCGACAGCACCTCAGTGAGGTGTGCACCATATTCAAG CAACAGATTGTTCAGTATCTGAAGGACATGTTTGACCACGATAAGGTGCGTTTCACGTCCGTCCCGTCTCTGGCCGAAGACATCCTCAGTCTGTCCCACAGACGGGCAGACATTCTGGTGGGTTACCTAGGCATTGACAGTCTACCTGAGACCAATGGAGCTTTACCCAAGAGCCCCTGCCAAGCCAACAGTGGGCATCCAGACGCCAGCGGACAGCAGGACTGA